A part of Pungitius pungitius chromosome 15, fPunPun2.1, whole genome shotgun sequence genomic DNA contains:
- the LOC134105287 gene encoding hydrocephalus-inducing protein homolog has protein sequence MVDTYEERDSKVEEMHSLSLKPAELLVSEMTVVGNSQALGQLEMTPVSRAIARHMRVDLSPEGLAARNRRGIAIIVYGAPLTDNGSCVAALARHYGGASLSVDAVVTEVLVNGTSPISQTARQPYDCAAAANAGKKPQEAAQSTEYEPETHPEASEPAPHSAPASRGTLEVPSKPIEDGFSGNGSKAPRGTENTHFTRCLVYFLLLCSSAAALSDCHRGIVIDGLESVYAQSAASVLQIILKALDNRKRIFVVNLSDSYDALKAREEAQREAKEALEKEKAEMEEPWLQELDDEEYDALPEEKKEHIDQRLTEKELGQEEKRLQEEMLKEEELKNNKKGGKMTLKEVSKEKSTLERKQTTAAVNVVPTSGSNNSKKIRVVEREQLPLNKGASRSHRSKEAKRLQAESSVPADKLEGEMPIQSIVDELQCQFAVYEQTQQQVDHILQHWDRARGLLLVPLPGDEAAPVPEDAPTEKQHPQGAEHLFLTAVGKKNKKHGSLPLPSQMSVPGFEGRIKASLTKNKDKKTRESQKSKRQSSDKTKAKGSDRSSSPRLPLSSTPDCAEQDQHKDNIKLKRSQRQGKTHTDTTMVFYSVLCCCCLY, from the exons ATGGTTGACACATACGAGGAAAGAGACAGCAAAGTGGAAGAAATGCATTCTTTAAGTTTGAAACCAGCTGAATTAC TGGTTTCGGAGATGACCGTAGTGGGAAATTCCCAGGCACTGGGGCAGCTCGAGATGACCCCCGTCTCCAGAGCAATAGCTCGCCACATGCGTGTGGATCTGTCGCCTGAGGGTCTGGCTGCACGCAACCGCAGAGGCATTGCTATTATTGTGTATGGAGCGCCACTGACAG ATAATGGCAGCTGTGTGGCAGCTCTGGCCCGTCACTACGGAGGGGCAAGCCTGAGTGTTGATGCCGTGGTTACCGAGGTGCTCGTCAATGGAACTTCACCTATCAGCCAGACTGCGAGACAACCCTACGACTGTGCTGCCGCCGCTAATGCTGGGAAGAAGCCTCAGGAGGCTG CTCAGTCCACAGAATATGAACCAGAAACACATCCAGAAGCATCAGAACCAGCTCCACATTCAGCTCCAGCTTCACGTGGTACTTTGGAAGTTCCTTCAAAACCCATTGAGGACGGCTTCAGCGGAAATGGCTCCAAGGCTCCTCGGGGGACCGAGAACACACACTTTACCCGTTGCCTGGTatattttcttctcctctgctcatctgctgctgct TTAAGCGACTGTCACCGCGGCATCGTGATTGACGGCCTGGAGTCTGTGTATGCTCAATCGGCAGCAAGCGTGCTCCAAATTATTCTCAAGGCCCTTGATAACCGCAAACGCATCTTTGTAGTCAACCTGAGTGACTCGTACGACGCCCTGAAGGCACGAGAGGAAGCACAGAGAGAAGCCAAGG AGGctctggagaaagagaaagctgaAATGGAGGAGCCGTGGTTGCAGGAGCTGGATGATGAGGAGTACGACGCTCTGCCcgaggagaaaaaggagcatATTGATCAGCGACTAACAGAGAA GGAGCTCGGGCAGGAAGAAAAGAGGCTTCAGGAGGAGATGCTGAAGGAAGAAGAAttgaagaacaacaaaaagggaggaaaaatgacTCTTAAAGAAGTGTCGAAGGAGAAGAGCACACTGGAGAGGAAGCAG acaacAGCTGCAGTCAATGTTGTGCCGACGTCTGGCTCTAACAACTCCAAAAAAATACGAGTGGTTGAAAGAGAGCAGCTTCCATTAAACAAAGGTGCCAGCAGAT CGCATCGGAGCAAAGAAGCCAAGCGATTACAAGCAGAATCTTCTGTGCCTGCAGACAagctggagggagagatg CCAATCCAGTCCattgtggatgagctgcagtgtcaGTTCGCTGTGTATGAGCAGACCCAGCAACAGGTGGATCACATCTTGCAGCACTGGGACCGAGCCCGGGGCTTGTTGCTGGTCCCGTTGCCTGGTGACGAGGCTGCTCCAGTGCCTGAGGATGCCCCAACAGAGAAACAG CATCCGCAGGGAGCAGAACACTTATTCTTG ACGGCTGTTggcaagaagaacaagaaacacgGCTCGTTGCCGTTGCCTAGTCAGATGTCAGTGCCAGGTTTTGAAGGTCGCATCAAGGCCAGCTTGACAAAAAACAAGGATAAAAAGACCAGAGAGAGTCAGAAGAGTAAGAGACAAAGTTCAGACAAGACAAAGGCAAAGGGCTCTGACCGGTCTTCCTCCCCTCGGTTAcccctctcctccacacctgACTGCGCTGAACAGGaccaacacaaagacaacataAAGCTGAAACGTAGCCAGAGGCAAGgaaaaacccacacagacaccacaatggtgttttattctgttctatgttgttgttgtttgtactaa